Within Capra hircus breed San Clemente chromosome 7, ASM170441v1, whole genome shotgun sequence, the genomic segment CCTGTATGCCTGGGAGTGTGTCATCTGGCTTAATTATTAACAACACACACCCCCCTTTCACTCTCGACAGTGTCTCCGTTTGGACCATCAATTATAACAGTGTCTCTGGACCCTTATCTGTAATGGGAATACACGCATGGTGCTGAGACAAATcttttacaaatttatttatttaaaaaatttatttattttaattcatttggcCGAGCCAGGTCATAGTCGTGGCAATGAGGATCTCTGATCTTtgctgtggcacatggggtctttTGTTGCGACATGtgagatctagctccctgactggggtggaacctgtgtcccctgcattgggagcgtggagtcttagccactggactgccagggaagtccccaggcagGGATCTTTCTGTTGACTAGAGTGTCCCAAACACTTGGGACAGGGCTTGGCCTTTAGTAGGTGCTTAAGAAATATTAgttgaatttgtgtgtgtgtgtgtgtgtgtgtgtgtgcgtgtgcgtgcacgcccgtgtgctaagtcacttcagtcatgtctgcctcttttgtgactgcatggactgtagcccgccaggctcctctgtccatggggtttctccaggcaagaatactggagtgggttgccatgctctcctccaggggaccttcccgacccagggatcgaagaaCCTGtgcctcatgtctcctgcactggcaggggtgttctttacccctagtgccacctgtgaagcccatatatatacatatatacatatactacatacacacacacacacacacacatatatattgtttctttttattcacccctcctcacccccctatatgtatataatttaaaggAAAACTTTTGCAGACATAGCCAAAAGTGGGAAGAGTTTACACAAAACTCTGCGTTAATGTAACAGagtagagggaattccctggcagttcagtggttagaacCCTGAGCTCTCActggtcatgggttcaatccctggtgggagaactaagatcctaaaaGTTGCAAGgcaaggcaaaaaaagaaaagtaacacaGTAGAGCTGGGCTGTGCAAGATGGTGGCCATTGGCCACTGTGGCTGCTGAGCCCTTAAATATGGTCGATCCAAATGGAAATGTGCCGTAAATGTGAAATCTATACCAGATTCAGAAGACTCAGTACAAGAAGCCATATCAAGTATCTCAGTAACTTTTATATTGACCACATGTttaaactgcaatattttggatatatcagGTTCAATCAAGTACACTCCTAAATAAACTtttatactttctttcttttatatatatatatatatatatatatattttttttttttttttttgcccatgccacaaggcatgtaggatcttatttccagaccatggatcaaacctgtaccccctgcagtggaagctcagagtcttaaccactggacccccaggggagccccctactttgtttctttttaaactttagctgtttttatttcctttttattttgcttttttaaaaaatttgaccactaaaaagaaaataacattaaatatgCAGCTCACATCCCTATTTCTCTCATGTGGCCAGACACTAAAAGGTTATCAAGATTCATGTGCATAAGTATGATCAGGAAGAGCATCTAACTTTTTCTATTGCCTGCTTCCAGAAGGACCAAATGAGGGTTTTGCTTTGTACCTCTGAAAATGAACATGAGATCTCCGTGATGAAACCATAAGTGAAGGAAGTTGAAAGCAGATGTTGGAGATGGTGGGGATAACTAGCATTGTCCTCAAGAGCCCTGAGTGTTCACCCTCCACCCTGTGAGCCTGTTTATGCGGACTCTGAAAACTGTCCACtttgaaaaacaaaccaaaggaCATAAAAGAACGAAATGTTTTGAAGTTGCTTTTATTCCAAGAATTCTGTGGGCTCCACCCAGACGCCGTTGGCGCCAGCTGACTCACAGCACCCAGGCACCACAATACGGTGAGGGTGCCTAGGCCTAGGGGAAGCCCTGGTCCTCCAGCCAGTCAATGTGACTGAATCCACTGGCCATCAAGGGCCGGCCTGGCTGCCCCACCCCCACGTGGTCCCCTCTGCATCCCCTGCTCCTTGGGCGGGTGAGGAGCGGGCTTCAATGCCCCTCTGTCCCACGTTTTCGGGGTCTGTGCCCTGCAGCCCTACAGGGCTGTTCTCCTCAGAGGGCATTTCCTGCAGCCTCCCCTACTCATCAAGGGGCCCTCTCCAGTCATGGGCATCTTCTCTGTCCTCGAGGCTCCAGACAGCCCTTGCCTGGAGCCCCTGCCCAGGCAGGGAGTGGCCACGTGTGGACAAGAGTCACTGTCCTCTGGGGGCCTGAGACCAGGCCCCAGAGAGGAGGCTAGGAGGCCGCTTGGGCCGCTGTGGGCTGTACCAGGATGGAGGTGGCCTGCAGTGGGTAGTAGCGGCCCCTCCAGGTCTTCCAGAAGATGCCCTTCTTACGCTGCTGCCGCTGCCGCGGAATGGAGTGGAAATACTGGCCGTTCAGGTTGGAGTGACTGCAGGTGCCGAACCACCAGCCACCTGCCGAGGTCAGAGAAAAGGGGACACGGTCAAGCCCGTGGGTCCTTGGGCCTCCAGTGAggctgaggtggggagggggctgggtgtTGGCTATCACCTGCTTTAGATGAGAGAACTTTGGCAGTGGTTGTCAGACTGTTCTGAGGAACCCCAGCTTGTGACAAAGGCACCTCCGGGGCTCAGggcacctccccaccccatcctggtAACTGCAGCTTTTACATCTGTGGCCCTGGCGAGTTACTTCTCCATACTTGCCACATGGTGAACACTTATTAAAGTCTTTCTATGACTGTCCTGTGTTTCACTAGTTTGTATCACATTGAACCACGTGAAATTAATCACTATTCCAGCCTTCTtcccaagaaggaaatggcaacccactccagtgttcctgcctgggaaatcccatggacagaggaggctggcgggctatagtcctcggagtcacaaagagttggacatgactcagagactaaacaacaaacaaccatCCTTCTGCGACCCACCACAAGGCAGTTTCATCTGTTTCATTTCATAGGTCATGGGCTCTGCCTTCAATTTGTCTTGGTGGCTAGCCTGTGGCAAAGTCATctcattgtattaatattttcatagcAATCATGTGGTGTGGGCAGGGTGGTTatacctcttctttttttctggccttaacatgcaggatcctagttccctgacctaggattgaacccatgtcccctacagtggaagctcagatccccaaccactggaccaccagggaagtttctatacccattttaaagatggggaAAATGAAGGGGGGGGTGCGTTGTCAGTTGCCTAAGGGTCCACAGCAAGTAAGGAGAAGGGGGGAACagaaataaggacttccctggtggtccagtggttaagactctgtgctcccaatgcagggggcacgggtttgatttctggtcagggaactagatcccacatgcctcaactaagacctggcgcagccacaaaaaagaacagTGGCATGGAAACAGATGGGGTTGAAGGCGGGGCAGGGATGCAGAAAAGCTGTGTGGAGAAGGGCaagatggggagggacagggctTGCTCACCAGAGAGGCTCCTGGCGCAGTTCTTGTCTCCACGGAGGTCGTGGTCCTGGTCCCaagtggagaaggggagggagaggccaCTGGGCGAGAAGGTGGTGGCGCCCAGTTTGCTGGCCACCAGTGGCGTGAGCTGCAGGCTGTAGGCGGTGTCTTCACCCCCCAGGTGGATGGGGAACTGCAAGGACTCAGCATTGCCCTCCCAGTCCTGCAGCTGCACAGCCAGGCGGCTGCCACGGTCCCCGAGGATGCGATGCACCTTCTCCAAGCCCAGCCAGAACTCACCTGCCATGGGAGAGGCCAATCCATGAAGAGGACCCGCAGACCTGTAGCCCCCTCCTCCCCGCTGTGCCTCTGGCCTGCAGGAAACACCTACCTTGGGGGTCTCCGAAGCCATCTTTGTAGGCTTCCCAGGGCTGGTTAAAGTCCACGGAGCCATCCTGACGCCTCTGAATTACAGTCCAGCCTCCGTCTGCCCAGAAAAGTGCGAGTTCATCAGGATCTTACGAGGGATCCTGCTTCCCCTGTTTGGCTCCCTAAATCCCAAAGCACCTCTAAACCCAGGGAGAGCAGTTCCTCTCACCCACCCCAGCAGGATGGGAGGAAGACTGGCAAAGAAAGAAGGTGAGCTGGCCAGTAAGCTGGGGGTTCTGCCTAGATCTTTGTCCCAGGACCcagcagagaaggagaaagtggGGAATAAGAAGTGGCTGCGCTTGACAGAAAGACAACCAGGCCCGTGATATTCGGGGTACCTGGGGGCCCTACCTGAGGTCATCTTGCAGTTAACCAGGAAAGGCGGGGATCCCTGGGGCTGGATCTGGAACAATCCACTTTCCCTCTCTCCATCTTCAAACAGCTCCTGGCAGTCCCTGGGCAGTCCTGAAGGGCAGACAAAAGATGGGGGGCATTGAAACAGAGAGCCATCCTAGGGGAGTCTCAGGAAACAGGCATGTCTAGGGGCTAGGCAGCTGGTGACAGGGGCAGGAGGGGGCACTCCTCAGCTCACCATGCCCCCTTCCACTTGCCTAAAGTTGTCCATGACTCCCCAGGACCAGCCAGacccaccccccctcccaccctgaaGGCCCATCCTCTGGCCACACAGCCTTCCTGGTAGCACACACGCTCTGGGCACAGGACCTTTGAACATGCTAGTATTCTGCCTAGGACCTCTTCCCTCATGCAGTTCTCTGCCTCATATTAAAAGTCCTGGCTTCTGGAAAGGATGATGTCTCTGACACcca encodes:
- the ANGPTL4 gene encoding angiopoietin-related protein 4, with the translated sequence MRSAPTAGAALMLCAATAGLLSAQGRPEPPETPRFASWDEVNVLAHGLLQLGHGLREHVERTRGQLGELERRLGACGAACKDPEGSAAPPRAQANLVTPGGGDASPETLRSLKTQLEAQNSRIQQLFQKVAQQQRHLEKQHLRIQNLQSQMDHLAPRHLGHEMAKPARRKRLPKMAQLAGPAHNISRLHRLPRDCQELFEDGERESGLFQIQPQGSPPFLVNCKMTSDGGWTVIQRRQDGSVDFNQPWEAYKDGFGDPQGEFWLGLEKVHRILGDRGSRLAVQLQDWEGNAESLQFPIHLGGEDTAYSLQLTPLVASKLGATTFSPSGLSLPFSTWDQDHDLRGDKNCARSLSGGWWFGTCSHSNLNGQYFHSIPRQRQQRKKGIFWKTWRGRYYPLQATSILVQPTAAQAAS